CTGGGTGTAGCGCTGGTGCAGGTACTGCAGGGCCTCGAGGTGATCGCCGCTGGAGCCTTGCTGCTGGTCGAAGGTCCAGCCGTGCTCACCCATCAACCAGCTGACCACCGACACCTCGATCAACGGCTCCAGGCCCTTGATGGCGCGCAGGATCAGGGTGCGGTGGGCCCAGGGGCAGGCCAGCGACACATACAGGTGATAGCGGCCGGCCTCGGCGGCGGGCAACGGGTTGCGGCGCTGCGCGTTCTCGCGCTGGAAAGCGCCGTCCTTGCTGGTCTGGTACCACTGGTCATGCCAGCGACCCTCGATCAAAAGGCCCATGTCGAGCTCCTCGGAACACAGTGTTTGTCGTTGGAGCCCAGTCTAGAGCAAAGCGTTCGAATAAATAGCGCAAAGAATGCCGCTATCCAATCGATCAAATCGATGGGTTGCGCGCGCGCCAGTAAGCCCGTGCCTGGGCGAAGGCCTGCTCGCGGCCCTGGCCAAGGCCGCGCAGCGCCAGGGCCATGGTCGCGACCACGGCCAGTTCGCCGTAGCTGTCCTCGGCCTCGCCGCGCCAAACCGCCAGCAGGTGCTGGGGTTGCAGGCTGGTTGGCTTGACATGGCGCTGGGCGCTGAGGGCGGGCCATTCTTCGTCCCAGGCTTCGCCGGCCGCGGCGCCGTAGAGGTGGCTGGTGACATCCGGGTTGACCTCGATCTCGCCGCCGTCCCCCTTGATCACCAGGGCATGGTCGCCGAGCAGGCGGCTGGCCTCGCGGTGCACCGCCTGGTAGCCGGGGTGGAAGATGCTCTGCAGGCCACAGCGGGCGGCCAGCGGGTTGAGCACCCGGGCCAGCGAATGGATTGGCGAGCGCAGGCCGAGGGTGTTGCGCAGGTCGATCATGCGTTGCAGCTGTGGGGCCCAGTCCTGCAGCGGGAAGAACGCCAGCTGCTGGGTATCCAGTGCCTGGCCCACGGTGGCCCAATCGCGGCACAACGGGATCGCCAGCAGCTCAAGCAGCTGCTCGGTGTACAGCCGGCCGGCGGTGTGGGCGCCGCCGCCGTGCATCAGGATGCGCACGCCACTGGCGGCCAGGCACTTGACCGCCAGCAGGTACCAGGGCAGGTGGCGCTTCTTGCCGGCATAGCTCGGCCAGTCGAGGTCGACGGCAATGGCCGGCGCCTGGAGGTGGGCCCGCAGGGCCTCGGTGAAGCCAGCCAGCTCCTCGGCGCTTTCTTCCTTGTGGCGCAGCAGCATCAGGAAGGCGCCGAGTTGGGTGTCCTCGACCTTGCCTTCGAGCAGCAAGGTCATGGCCGCGCGGGCCTCCTCGCGGCTCAGGCCACGGGCGCCGCGCTTGCCCTTGCCAAGGATGCGCACGAATTCGGCGAACGGGTGCTCGGCCGGGGTTTCCAGGGTCAGGGGGCGGACGATGTTCGACAGAGGCTCGGTCATATGCAATTGGTCGGCTTGGGCAGGCCCGCCAGCTTGGCGGCCAGTTTGGCGGGGGTGCCGTTGAACAGGCGGTTCAGGTGTGGGCTGTTGCCTTTGTCTGCACCCAGCTTGAGCGCGGTGTACTTGATCAGTGGGCGGGTCGCCGGCGACAGCTGGTACTCCTGGTAGAACTGGCGCAGCAGTTCGAGGATTTCCCAGTGGTCCGCCGTGAGGGTGATGGCCTCGCGCGCCGCCAGGGCTTCGGCGGCTTCGTGGGACCAGTCCTGCAAATCGACCAGGAAGCCGTCCTTGTCCAGGGCTATGGCGCGTTCGCCGACAGTCAGGGTACTCATAGCCAGCTGTTGACCTTGTCGTAGTGCA
The window above is part of the Pseudomonas muyukensis genome. Proteins encoded here:
- a CDS encoding glycosyl transferase family protein gives rise to the protein MTEPLSNIVRPLTLETPAEHPFAEFVRILGKGKRGARGLSREEARAAMTLLLEGKVEDTQLGAFLMLLRHKEESAEELAGFTEALRAHLQAPAIAVDLDWPSYAGKKRHLPWYLLAVKCLAASGVRILMHGGGAHTAGRLYTEQLLELLAIPLCRDWATVGQALDTQQLAFFPLQDWAPQLQRMIDLRNTLGLRSPIHSLARVLNPLAARCGLQSIFHPGYQAVHREASRLLGDHALVIKGDGGEIEVNPDVTSHLYGAAAGEAWDEEWPALSAQRHVKPTSLQPQHLLAVWRGEAEDSYGELAVVATMALALRGLGQGREQAFAQARAYWRARNPSI
- a CDS encoding TusE/DsrC/DsvC family sulfur relay protein, whose protein sequence is MSTLTVGERAIALDKDGFLVDLQDWSHEAAEALAAREAITLTADHWEILELLRQFYQEYQLSPATRPLIKYTALKLGADKGNSPHLNRLFNGTPAKLAAKLAGLPKPTNCI